One stretch of Streptomyces sp. A2-16 DNA includes these proteins:
- a CDS encoding GNAT family N-acetyltransferase, with protein MPNIPVTTWSLEQTAPTDLLAAEPPEGDVRVHRAEIPSPEFSRFLYASVGGDIRWTDRLSWTYARWREHLERPGVETWVAYDQGTPAGYVELEPQDDGVVEIVYFGLLPAFRGRRIGGHLLSYGTARAWDLADRWPGLTDTKRVWLHTCSKDGEHAMANYQRRGFQLFDTKVEEEPEVPAPGPWPGAYPA; from the coding sequence ATGCCGAACATCCCCGTGACCACCTGGTCCCTGGAACAGACCGCGCCCACCGACCTCCTGGCGGCCGAGCCGCCGGAGGGCGACGTCCGCGTCCACCGCGCGGAAATCCCCTCCCCCGAGTTCAGCCGCTTCCTCTACGCCTCCGTGGGCGGCGACATCCGCTGGACCGACCGGCTCTCCTGGACGTACGCGCGGTGGCGGGAGCACCTGGAGCGGCCGGGCGTTGAGACCTGGGTGGCGTACGACCAGGGCACTCCCGCCGGATACGTCGAGCTGGAGCCCCAGGACGACGGTGTCGTGGAGATCGTCTACTTCGGCCTGCTCCCGGCCTTCCGCGGCCGGCGGATCGGCGGCCACCTCCTCTCGTACGGCACGGCCCGCGCCTGGGACCTCGCGGACCGCTGGCCGGGGCTGACGGACACCAAGCGGGTCTGGCTGCACACCTGCTCCAAGGACGGCGAGCACGCGATGGCCAACTACCAGCGCCGTGGCTTCCAGCTCTTCGACACCAAGGTCGAGGAGGAGCCGGAGGTGCCCGCTCCGGGTCCCTGGCCTGGGGCGTACCCGGCCTGA
- a CDS encoding GAF domain-containing protein, translating into MPLSPTHVTHLATVDTARAARVLNDIRSAALSGRRAPIAPRPVIEESWSRMLRGGVDPDHDFRSGLLPPEEVQRRRESTPLRHVLPVLREGLLSVADVAHHIMVVADEDGRVLWREGSSPVLRKADGTGFELGADWRENVVGTNGIGTPVVVRRPVQVFASEHFVRSQTSWTCTGAPIKDPRDGRLIGVVDVSGPLDTMHPATLAWVDSVAKLAESRLRELHLTSLEQLRAVAAPVLSRLAGRALVVDRDGWTAAVTGMPYPNRIALPKSPSPGRRWLPALGLCALEPLAGGWLIRAADEPEQQGVTRIVLDLAHPRRWTVTVSGGAGTWSHELSPRHAELLYLLALHRSGRSAAGLAQDMFGDPARTVTVRAEMSRVRRYLGAFLEHRPYRFCEEAEVEVLLPDDPGDLLPHSTAPAVLGARATARTE; encoded by the coding sequence GTGCCGCTCTCGCCGACGCATGTGACCCACCTAGCCACCGTGGACACGGCACGTGCAGCCCGGGTACTGAACGACATCCGCTCCGCCGCCCTGTCCGGCCGGCGCGCGCCCATCGCCCCGCGTCCCGTCATCGAGGAGTCGTGGAGCCGTATGCTGCGCGGCGGCGTCGATCCGGACCACGACTTCCGGTCGGGTCTGCTGCCCCCCGAGGAGGTGCAGCGGCGCCGGGAGAGCACCCCGCTGCGGCACGTCCTGCCGGTCCTGCGGGAGGGCCTGCTGTCGGTCGCGGACGTCGCCCACCACATCATGGTCGTCGCCGACGAGGACGGCCGTGTGCTGTGGCGGGAGGGCAGCTCCCCCGTGCTGCGCAAGGCCGACGGCACCGGCTTCGAACTCGGGGCCGACTGGCGGGAGAACGTCGTGGGCACCAACGGCATCGGCACCCCGGTGGTGGTGCGCCGCCCCGTGCAGGTCTTCGCCTCCGAGCACTTCGTGCGCTCGCAGACCTCCTGGACCTGCACCGGAGCCCCCATCAAGGATCCGCGCGACGGCCGGCTGATCGGCGTGGTCGACGTGAGCGGCCCCCTGGACACCATGCACCCGGCGACGCTCGCCTGGGTCGACTCGGTGGCCAAGCTCGCCGAATCACGGCTGCGCGAGCTGCATCTGACCTCGCTGGAGCAGTTGCGGGCGGTGGCGGCGCCGGTGCTCTCCCGGCTCGCCGGCCGGGCCCTGGTGGTGGACCGGGACGGCTGGACGGCGGCGGTGACCGGAATGCCGTATCCGAACCGGATCGCGCTGCCCAAGTCGCCGTCGCCGGGCCGCCGATGGCTGCCGGCGCTCGGTCTGTGCGCGCTGGAGCCGCTGGCGGGCGGCTGGTTGATCCGTGCCGCCGACGAGCCGGAGCAGCAGGGCGTGACCCGGATCGTGCTCGACCTCGCGCATCCGCGCCGCTGGACGGTGACGGTGTCGGGCGGCGCGGGCACCTGGAGTCACGAACTGAGTCCCCGGCACGCCGAGTTGCTCTATCTGCTGGCCCTGCACCGCTCGGGCCGCAGCGCGGCGGGCCTGGCGCAGGACATGTTCGGCGATCCGGCACGCACGGTGACCGTGCGTGCCGAGATGTCCCGGGTACGGCGGTATCTCGGGGCGTTCCTGGAACACCGGCCGTATCGTTTCTGCGAGGAGGCGGAGGTCGAGGTGCTGCTGCCCGACGACCCGGGCGACCTGCTGCCGCACTCGACGGCCCCGGCGGTGCTCGGGGCCCGCGCCACCGCCCGGACCGAGTGA